A region of the Macadamia integrifolia cultivar HAES 741 unplaced genomic scaffold, SCU_Mint_v3 scaffold1826, whole genome shotgun sequence genome:
GCTACGCTGCTCGGGCTCCTCCGTGGGAAGACGAAAGCGACAGACGGGGCAAGAATTGTGCTGCGACAACCACGGGAGAATGCAATCGCAGTGATAAAGATGCTTGCAAGGAAGCTGCTTGGCCTCCACATCGACCACGAACTCGTCCTTGCAGACTGCACAGAGGAGAGTATCAACAGCCAATAATGAGCTCGTGATTTTGACAGTGGGTATGGACTCAACAGAAGACTTAGACGCCGGAGTAGAAGCAGGATGATGGTAACGAGCGAAGCTGTCGTCGTCTGGATCGGCGAGGTGTTGGATGAGTCGGTCAAGGTAAGGGCCATCACGGAGGAGATCATCGGATGAGTCAGAAGCTGCAACACGAATAGCTTCTGGGATTTGGAAGTTGTCATCATCGGTATCGGGATCGTCTTCGTTAGAAAGGGTGAGAAGGGGTTCAGGAGGGGAGAGGATTGGGAAGGGATCAAGGTGAGGAGGGAGTTGAGTGTTGTTATGGGTATTAGGGTTAGAGGAGGAGAAGTGGGTAAAGTGAGAAGTAGTAATAGGGGATTCCATTTCTTCGATGAAATCACCATGGCAATGAGGGCAGATGA
Encoded here:
- the LOC122064925 gene encoding E3 ubiquitin-protein ligase RING1-like, translating into MSSISATATSVTGTGTGTDNISSNRSGRQTYWCHECDMSVSLFFSPPLICPHCHGDFIEEMESPITTSHFTHFSSSNPNTHNNTQLPPHLDPFPILSPPEPLLTLSNEDDPDTDDDNFQIPEAIRVAASDSSDDLLRDGPYLDRLIQHLADPDDDSFARYHHPASTPASKSSVESIPTVKITSSLLAVDTLLCAVCKDEFVVDVEAKQLPCKHLYHCDCILPWLSQHNSCPVCRFRLPTEEPEQRSRSRHTRAARVAVRFGNFMEDEDFYGIGNTLRHIARRHRLVFPVRSTAATADSTQMAQAETSSAGPANSGETVSSWPVEGGSGTLLRGGGGVSDSATRRDDDGDTVMSEIRAFFD